A segment of the Colletotrichum destructivum chromosome 3, complete sequence genome:
TCTGTGGCATCGGGAGGTTTGGATTTGATGTTTTCGCTACATGCAACCTCCCGCCGGGGCCCTACCCTTCGTAGGGGCGATCTATAGGCCTGTTTCTgttttcttccctcccccccttcggAGTCAGCAACCAAAGGGGCCGTCTCATGTATCTGAGCCCGGGCTCTTCTTTCCGGCTCCGCTTTCCCCCTCTACTGCCTTGTCCCTTGGATGCCTCGCAACTTGCTGTTCAATGATGCCGATGGACCGTGATTGCTCACACGTTCTTCTCGATTAGGTTCGTGACCGGACTCCTGGACGGACACCAGGATAAGCAGCGTAAGCTGAGCATGTACTCAGTGGCCAAGACCATCGGGTTGCCGGCGACCTTTGTCGAGCTTCGGCACCAGGCGACGCACGAGACGCTACCGTCACTCGCGAAACTGCGATCCGCCGCTCGTAAGGCTCTGGTCTGGATATGGGAGTACTACTGGCAGCACTTGgggcccgaggacgaggtggcggtggaggtggGCGAGAATGAGGGTGAGGGATGGGAGCTGATCGAGGTTtcggagaagaaggtcggcgtcgccacggcagcggcgggtcgtgcggtcgtcgtcgccttcctcgaAGAACAAGACGAGGCGCGGCGCGCAGATATGAAGAGGTGGATTGacgggctcgacgaggctcgGCTGCTCGCCACATTGGACAAGATCATGGAGACGCCGCCGAACAACATCGTTCTGCTTGCTGCACTGCGGCTGTCGAAGGAGATTCTGCAAAAGCGGCAGAATGTCAAGAGCATAGAACAAGGGCACGCCAGGGATGTGGACGAAATCGAAAGGAAGATATTACAGGCGAGGGATGCCCTCATGGCGGAGACGCAAGACGCGGCCGAGACCtctgccgacgacgccggaACTGAGGAGGCTCAAGAGATTGCTGGCACGGGATGGGCCAGGTTCGAGGGCACGTGGAAGCCGCGACCGATTGGCGTCGCGTGAGGCAAAAGCAAAAggaaaaggcaaaggcagAGGCAATTCGGGCGGTCTCGGAGTACGCCCCGCATGAGACGACTATTTGGGCTCACCAAACATGTAGCACTTGAAATGCTGTCCCTCCCTGGAAATGACACGAGTGAAGTTATCGCCGTCAAAACTGCGGTCACGTGGGGTTATGACGATAAAGTGGACGGTGAGTCGCCAGCAGTCGAGAAGGTACCCCTCcacgagggggagggaaggaggggccGACCCGCGCCGCGCGGATTTGTAATAACGTCACCGTGACTTGCCGAGGCAGCTGCATTGCATACGGCACAAAAGGCCAAACTCCAAAGCTCTCAGAATCATCCAGACATCTCTCGACCGCGTAATCGCCTTTCATGAATACCTTCGCCTCGAGGAGACCATTGCTGAGAACAAAATTCACCACAGCATTAGCCGCAGTGAGTTGTCACTTGATCTGGCCTGCCATCCTCCAAGATCCAGGACGGGAAAGCCCAATGGACGAGCGAATGGCTTACATGAGGGGCAGCTCACCTTAACCAACGCTATGCATATCCAATCGATCCCCATGTGTGAGTAGAGGGTCCTTTGCGGTGtcaaaaggaaaaagagaaaaatTGGCATAGACCGTTGTGAGAGAGTTCTTATCGCTGACTTGGGTGGTCCTCAAGGGGTGGGTAGTAGTAACAACTACGCCTACCTGGTCAAGGATGACAAGACCAAtgacgccgtcatcatcgacccGGCCAACCCGCCCGAGTGAGTatttccctccccctctcttcaAATACCGCAGACTTGAATGAGGCAGGGCACTTTGGGACTGACGGCTCCACCGCAGGGTGACTCCGGTGCTGCAGaaggccatcaaggccggcgagatCAACCTCacggccatcgtcaacaCGCACCAGTAAGTTCTTTGGCAGTtctttgctgctgctccgaCACccacgacgatgacgagggtAAGCAACGCCAGCTGACACCTTGGCAGCCATTGGGACCACGCAGGCGGAAACAAGCAGCTCGTaagtcgccgtcgccgcctctgTTCATCATCCTCATGACCTCTGACGAGAGACACAGCaaggcgacctcggcctggagaagctgcccgtcatcggcggcaagaaCTGCGACGGCGTTACCAGGACGCCGGGCCACGGCGAGTCGTTTAACATCGGCagcatcgccgtcaaggcgCTGCACACGCCGTGCCACACCCAGGATAGCATCTGCTGGTTCATGCAGGACGGGGAGCAGAAGGTCGTGTTTACGGGTGACACGCTCTTCATCAGCGGTGGGTCCATCGCCCATTTATCCTGCTGTTGTTTCTCTTCTCTGGAACTGAATGACTGACTGGCTCAACTGGTTGGCATATTAGGCTGCGGCAAGTTCTTCGAGGGCAACGCCGATGAGATGCACACGGCGCTGAATAAGACGCTGGCCTCGCTGCCCGACGACACGGTCGTGTTTGTGAGtctctgtctttctttctctctccctctccgcccTGAGGAGTCCCCTGACGCAGGGCCATGTCGCTGACCATGATACACAAGCCCGGCCACGAGTACACAAAGTCCAACGTCAAGTTTGCCGCGTCGGTGCTGCAGAACGAGGCGATCCAGAAGCTGCAGGCCTTTGCGGAGAACAACAAGGAGACGCAGGGCAAGTTCACGatcggcgacgagaaggtacgtcgttgtcgttgcgGGGTCCGGTGTCTGCGCGACCGAGGCTAGAAAGGAGTGACTGACATGGTTCTTGGTAGAAACACAACGTCTTTATGCGCGTCGAGGTTAGTCACGCCCTCCCCTGGAGGCCTGATATGCAGGAGCAAGAAGAGCCTGATGATTGATGCGTGGACAGGACCCCGAGATTCAAAAGGTTACGGGGGAGAGCGAGCCCGTCTCCGTCATGGCCAAGCTGCGGGAGATGAAGAACAACTTCAAGTGAGTAAGTGGTAGGTAGGCATCTCCTCAGCATTgcgtctttctctctctcttttgcTCAAGCACTTGTCTACACACAATTGTAAATGGCTGCCTGAACGGTGCTTGATCAAATGGCATCAAGGACTAACGATTTAGTCCGCCTTCCGAGTCGAAAATTTGATACATGGGAACGGGGGCGTTGGGGAGTCGGAAGTGGGCAGTAGAGCAACAGGTATCAAGCGTCGGTAGCATGAATGTGTACAGATATATTCGTGCATCCCGGATGCGGTGGTAGCGGCAACTGTCCACTGCACTACTTAATCAAATCATTGAAAGCGTCACATGCATTTGTCACGATGTCTCCCAAAAGGCCCTAAGCACCCCGACGACCAGAGTCGACGGGGCAAGAGTGTAGCCCTGGGAAGAGACGTCCGTCCTGCGGAGGCCCCCATTTGTTTGATCTTGCTTCACTGTCCACACGTGCTCGCTCTGGGTTGATGAAAGCGGCAAGCTCTAGCATTATTTAGAAGCTGTGAATTGTTTCGGTCTCCCCCcggttctctctctcaaaaCCCGGTTTCTTGTACGAAAGGAGTCGGTCGAGACATCCCGGTCCACTGGGAAGGGGATGATGCTCTTGGCGGTTGATTGACATGGTTGCCCGTCCATGATGCGTTCTCGACGCGTCGTGCGAGGCGGTCCGGGCCCGAGCCCGTGGATTCGGGAGCGTCCATGATGTCCTTATTGAGGAGCGTGGAGCTTCTGCGGGCAGCCGGAAACCGCGGGTTGCTGCTGGCGAAACATCGCCGCAATGTGACGATGGGAATAGGCACGGCACAGTCTCGCTGGGATCCGGCTGAAGCTGAGcgcgcctgcgccgccaCGGGTGCGGTCGGGCAGGGTAGTCAAAATGTTTCAGGGCCGTGGAAGTCTCGAAGACGTGGTGTGGTGTTGTGGTCAGCGTTTTCGTGAGTCGCACAAAGCAAGACGAAAGAATTTGCGACAGTTTTTATACCAGTGGGGGAGTTCCCCCCATCGGCAGGGCTTGGTACCGTGCGTCTACGACTTTAGCACGCGCCTTTGCGCACTGTCTTCCGCGCGCCGTCCCTCCGGTCCCATTAAcgcgctctctctccccatctatcgtcatcgacctcgacgccgtccgcaTCCCGCCTGGAGAACTCGACCACGGCCACCACAGGTATCTACGAGCGAGGACACACGCATAGCCGCCGGAAAAGTCGCAATTTTTGACAATATCAACCCCCccgaaaagaaagaaagaaagaaagacagagCAGTCACGCTACGTACATCCCGTCCACCATGGTAAGCATATCATCATCCCTCGCCTCCTGCGATTGTCACGACGATGCCCCTCGAGACAACTCAAAAAACAACACTGACCAAGGCGCTTCCCCCTTCCTTAGCCCGCGAAACGGaagccgcccgccgcggccgcagCGTCGTCCGACACCCCGCGCCCGCGTGCCTCTAAGCTCGCCAAGGAACACAACATGTCGGCCCACGAAGAGCGCGAGATCCGCGAGgccttctccctcttcgccgagcCCATGAAGGGCTACCCCAAGGAGGGCGTCATCCCGACGGCCGACGTGCGGTCCTGCCTCGTggccctcggcatcccgcCCTCGTCGCGCAAGGAGCAAGCCGAGTTCGTTGAGATCCTCGAcccggacggcgagggcttCGTCGCGTACGagcccttcttcgccgttTGCGCGCTCAAGTACCACCAGAGGGGACAGGGAGGTGGCGCTGCCGAGAGGCAGAGggaggtggacgaggccTTTGGGCTCTTCACgggggccggcgccggcgccggcgcctctGCCGCGGGGCCGAGGGATGTTATCACAATGGCGGATCTGAAGAGGGTCGCGAGCGTACTGAGGGAGgacgtcaaggaggaggtgcTGCGGGACATGATTctcgaggccaacggcggcgccggggtgGGCAGGGGTGTGAGGAGGGAAGAGTTCGAGGAGGTCATGCGCCGCGCAGGGGTCTGGCGGTGATGAAGCCGAACGCTTCTGTCGAGATAACGATGCGAAGGGAAAGGGACCGGGAGAATGGGGGGATACGTTTGCGGTTCGATCTGGCATTATACCCACGGAGTCTGGCGTTTTGACCTTTGACTGGATGCACGAGGAATGGGGAAGGGAGCATCAATGTTGCTTTGGGTCGGGCCACGGGAGCCCCGCAGGGAGGTCTCGTTTCTTGTCAAAGGAAACATCACCTGGTGGCGAGGGGCTACACGGGTTCTGTTAGGACTACTTACTGTAGGCTCGTCAAATTGGTGTGGTAGGTACTGGTGATATTGATTCTATCTGATCTTAGTAACAGCCCCCATGCGTCCGTTGTCGGTGGGCGCGGGGTATTCCCCATTACCCCCGCGTGTATTTCCATGCCCAAAAAATAAAACGCCTTTGAAATATGCATGCTCCGGCCTTTCCCCTAATGGTTGTGTATTGTGTGTGCCCGTGACCTGACGCGAGGAATAGGGTAGGATATCATTTGATTCCTCACAATCCCCAGAATAATGTCGCTTACCGAAGGTGGAGGGTGACATGAAGGCTAGAAACGGATTTGTCTCTCTGTTACGTCCTGACTGGCCGGTTCCCTTTTTTGTGCAAAAAAGAGAAACCTgcgaagaaagaaagaaagaaccccctcaccccctctcACAGCAGCCTGGCCTTCCCCGGCGAAGGTCAGTCTCCTAAAAGGGGGCAGAACGCGGAGGGACGCGTTCGGCGCTCTAAGCCGGCGCGCCCCCCGCtgtcgccttcgccttctcggcggcggccttttGCGAGTCGATGACAACCTGGAGCTCGGGAGGGGCCTTAAAGCTGGCGTGGTCCTGGTGG
Coding sequences within it:
- a CDS encoding Putative metallo-beta-lactamase, hydroxyacylglutathione hydrolase, which produces MNTFASRRPLLRTKFTTALAALTLTNAMHIQSIPMWVGSSNNYAYLVKDDKTNDAVIIDPANPPEVTPVLQKAIKAGEINLTAIVNTHHHWDHAGGNKQLQGDLGLEKLPVIGGKNCDGVTRTPGHGESFNIGSIAVKALHTPCHTQDSICWFMQDGEQKVVFTGDTLFISGCGKFFEGNADEMHTALNKTLASLPDDTVVFPGHEYTKSNVKFAASVLQNEAIQKLQAFAENNKETQGKFTIGDEKKHNVFMRVEDPEIQKVTGESEPVSVMAKLREMKNNFK
- a CDS encoding Putative EF-hand domain pair protein; the encoded protein is MPAKRKPPAAAAASSDTPRPRASKLAKEHNMSAHEEREIREAFSLFAEPMKGYPKEGVIPTADVRSCLVALGIPPSSRKEQAEFVEILDPDGEGFVAYEPFFAVCALKYHQRGQGGGAAERQREVDEAFGLFTGAGAGAGASAAGPRDVITMADLKRVASVLREDVKEEVLRDMILEANGGAGVGRGVRREEFEEVMRRAGVWR